The stretch of DNA ATAGATCGtcatataacttttatagaaATCGAAAAAAGTGCATACTGTGTTTTCGGTCCTTCTTATCGCACTTATGTTCAACATTTGTATAGTTTCCCGAAAACGTGAAAAGTTTTACAGCCGCTGCGCGTGCGGTAAACCAAGAAGTGTTTTAGGCCACACAGCTTTATAAAGGCAAAAAGGCTTTACTGCTAGTTTTGAAAATTCGTCAAGTAACAAAACACATGggtatgataaattaattgcctttcctttttttctttttattacagaagtgttctttgtaataaaattaacgtttATGGCGTGTTTCACGCTATGTTTACACAATTACTGTCCGTGGTTTCCAATTGTGAGgtttacaaaatgtaaataaaatttttattttttttatcagaatcGATTTTTACGAGAtgttagttattaatttttgaattgatttatattgaTTGTCGAATTATATTGATCGTATTTATCCAGCtttgcatgaaaaaaatttattcacataGATTTCTacatagaatttaaatttacattttttgtgataaaagtattacatttttattttcaatgtttattgcttttttatgtcaaatctttaattattcttaaaagtCATATTTGGTTGATTTGTCCGTTCACGAGCACAATTTAGATAAGAAGATTTAGAGAAGAATCTGAGACTTTAGATTGGTTGGATTTTTGAAAGAATGACAAAAATTTACAGTCGTATACATTTACAGTCGTAGTTCTAGCGCGTGGCTCGGCAATCGTGCGAATATGGTATGTTTAGatcagttttttttcaatagGGCAAATTTAAGCGGCGCAGCAGgatcataaaattacaaaaggcAGTTTCTAAGATTGGGCTACCGATCTTTAGAGGTAAGCTGTCGTGTGCACGAAAACAGGCGTCGTGTGCATAACCCTTAGACAATTCCGTCTCGAGAGTTATGGCACATGGTCCCTGTTTTCATACTAGAGAGAAAGTTCCCATTGATCACCCTTTGCAGACCACCCAGTATGTTTTCAtacaacattaaatttattataaatgtcaaatattatataatagcaAAAACATTtccatgaaaatatttttagtttattgcattatagctatagaaaattttatgattctttttaaatcattttaaaacattatgttTAAGTTAAGTTAAGTTAAGTTTCACTAGCATTTTCTTTGTGCGTGCATTCtcagattatataaaaaatgatataatgttCTATATTGTTCTATATTgatagtaatatttaaaaaaatttctttttaatttatgcagTAAATTCAAAGGATAGCACGTAATCTTTCTTATCGAGGATAATTAACGAAagaattttcatgaaaaaaataatcagaaaaaGGATTGTCAACTTTCTCCGTATTGTGGTACGCAAAGGTGTGGCGGTTATGAGCcatttttcgataatataataataccgCGCGAGAAATCCCACAGGTGCTTCGCTGGCTTGTGTGTATAatcaagttaaaaatttatataaaacactgTCGCATACGGTGTGGATAATCGGTGAGGGGCGGGTATGACATAAACTCGGTTACATAAAACAGATGCTATGAACGAAGGAAGCCCTTGGGCAACCCTTATGCCCGAGCGCTCGCGAGTATGGAGAAGCCCCTGCGAGAAATCTTTACATATGCATGGACCATCAGTGATACCATAGAAGATTGACAATTTAGGCTTTCTTCTTTTGATCCACGTCATAACATGAATATCGATGTTAGCATATTACAAGTATAATAGTCGCGGCGACGTGAAATAccgattataattttatcagtaCGGTGAAAATCACTATTATTTCGGACTGTGAATAAATCAATCGTATGTGATGATTATATATGGATTATATATggatatagaaaattaagagATTTATATCACTTCAAAGACTCATaggtttttcttttatatgatGAAATTTTCGACGATTTATTGAGATCGATTTCAGATACACGAAgaattaagattattttttttttctgcaaagcTTATCCGTCTTTCTACGAACATTTCTGATTTAAAAGCCATCTTTTATTGCCGGCAGTAGGGAATTGTCATCGGATAATATTTCGGATAAATTCGAAAATGAatgaattttcataaaaaatttagaaactaCATTCGTTTTTAGAAACTCCAAACTTGACCTTAGAAGCTCGAAACTTCTTAAATTTTCTCTCATTACCGATAGTagggaaataaaataataaattcgaaactaaaagaattaaatgacaaatctgttttgagaaatttcaaaaactgTAAAATCTCGAACTTTTACCTTGATTTATGTAGGTTTTATAGACCGCTCGGAGAGAAGGGATCTCCCAGAAAGGGATACCTAGAATTTGGAATGGTTGCATACAATATAATTGCATTCTTTTTCAGGTATGTTATTGTGGAACTAATTTTGtttactgtaaataaaatttttatgatcttTACAGAATTTAAAACAGTTTCTGTTTCGTATTGACTCGTGATTAATAGACTTTTAGGACAAGAATGTTTTGAATGGTTACTTTGTATTATGTTTTATCAGTATAAATTTcggaaatttatttagaattgtgATATAAGTTGAGTATAATGAGCGAAagttcttataaattttttttttaaacaaatgttaataattattattattatttttgtaaatatatatcactCCAAATTGTatcctaaaataaatacagtaAAGACTTTTTTCTTCTCCAAAACACTATTATCGTTTTTATTGTCGTGCGTTATTGTCCATTCTTATTATCCGTACCGTTAAAATCCGTACTGTTAaaatcaaaacattttttaaatgaaaactataatgtataaatctattttttgaatataaactTTCACAAAACTTTTCACAAAACTTTGTGGAAACTTTTATTCGATGATATACGTATAGAGCGTTGTATagtattaacaattttttctaaCTGCCTCGGTTTTGCGCAGGACacttaaatttttcgaatgtatagaaaacaaatacacatacatatagcACAATGAATGTACGAACTTTATTGTGACAATAATTCATAACATGAATAGCTCAGCGGGCATGCAGCGCTTTTCAATGGGATACTTCACTCTGCGCTTGCCGTGATATTATGTCTCGAGCAAATATGACACTCTGTATTTTAACTATATTGGTTATGTATggttatacatatgtatggttatacatatgaaaattatatgttcCGCACGTGACAATatgtattgttttacattcatagaaatgcaaaaattcattaatcttAACATTATGGATTCAGACgttcgttaattatttttctcaagaCGTGAAGGATAAAGTTtaggaaattttaataaaaaagcataCGAagcaatgttaaattaatttttgaagtttaatctgaaaataaaaatctaggaaaattgttaaaagatttttaagtTTCTATTTCCCAAAAATTGCTGATGCCTTGATATCATTGTTTATAAAGATGAAAGTCTAATAGATTAAGGAATTtacaaatgaaagaaaattagCGGACACCCCATATCCCTCGATCGTTTCGGCAAACCTTGCCGCACTTCCGCTCTCGtcctattttattttgcgctTACGATTGCAGATCAACTGACATGTCGGCGAATCGCGGCTCCACACTGCGAGACTGTCAATTAGGAATCCGTCGGGTGTTCTCGATATCTGCTGAATCGCCATTTCCGCGGCTGTTTGCAAAATGTCAAAGCTGTTAGTCGCGCACGATCCCGAAACCCGCGATGTCGAATTTACTTACGTCAAGTGTTTTCTTCGGAGTGTTGCTTGATCGTAAAAAAATAGGCAAATTGCAGAGATAAGTTAGTCCAACTTTTCGaagattttgaataaaaatgacatggaTAAAGAAAGATTTTGTATATCAATCAAATGCACGAAATTCTCGTTGCGCGTGTGCAGATCAAAAGAGGATGTTGTGCAAGCCTAATCAGgtagcgataattatttaacaaacaaaCCGGATGGCAGGCTTACGAGAGTACTATTACCGGTAATCCCCGCATCGTCTTTAGCACCGTCGTACGCGGTACGAGCTATTCTTTCAGTAATTAAGAGATTAAACTCTGTTGCCTGACACTGTTTCTCTTCTCCCATTTCTCCTTACGACGACCACATACGCATGCTTCTTAATCCCGATCGCATTACAGAACGAACACGAAACACCTTGTGCAAGCAAACTTCCCATATTGCttctatatttacaaaaatatctctacaaagaatttttttcaacgggaaataatatattgcaagcgacattattataaattatttgtcatgTCTATTTAGGAATAACTATTTAGGAATAATAGTTATACTATATACGTAATTAGTACGAAGATTTTACTAGTGTCGTGCATTTGTTAGAGAGATAAATTGATAGCAAAAACTCTtacaaatcataaaatttaaattaactaataatagtacgtgatatttataatatatattttttatatattttgaaaagtaaaatgttgtatgaaatatttaataaaaaattaaactgtgttttagtgcattttttataaaaaaattttttattgcatctaaaactatttttatcattttattttgttatttactttatggtactttatatatgtaatatactGCTATgtacgttaaaatattaaaaattgttacgaATGAACATCGTAACAATATCTTATAACGCGGAAGAGGATAATAAAGaagtgaataataaatatcaaattgatattttattatcaaacttgcttaaatttaatagaaaatacgCGTATCGAAACATTTATAGCTTTTGTAAGATGTCACGACGTTAAAATCGTACGCATCAGCGCGTGCTTTCTGCGTCAAGATCTTAGCTCGCACAAATCACGAAAAACCCGATTTCTCGATACCTGACAATCCGAAAGGCAGTCCGTGCCGTCGATCTCTCGATCGGTACGAGAACGAACAAGCACGCATGTATATGCGATCGTGCACGTCGGGCAGGACACGTCTCGAATATTTTACCCCGGGAGTTTTTCCTCTTTAATTGATTCAATCGGCGAAAAACACGGCGAGACCAGCTTCAACCCCCTCGGGGGTTTTCGCCCTCTTCCCCGCCGCGTCATCCGCGCTTCCGACAGCCAACCGCTGTAACGAGACGCCAGAACCAACCCCCTTCCGAATAGAAACGCCAACCCCTCTTCGCGGTTAGCCTCTCGCCCATTCCTTTTCCTCGCTTACCCCTCGTCGTGGTTATCCCTTCCCGCGTTTCAATCTCTTTGTTCTTTCTACTTATCGTCTCCTTTTCCTCCGATGTTTTCCTTCGCGCGTGAATCCTCGCGGCCTTTCCGTCTTTCTCCTCTTCGCGCAATTAAACGCTTGTTACATTCTAAATTCTGTTCATTTCACTCTATTTccgatttcatatttttatcacaattatctTTCCTTCTCTTCATCGCATTTctgtttccatttattttctcttctttgCAGTATGTGCTATCTCGTAGAATctttattcgatttttttatatataagaattagTTAACGAATACATAGTTGTGTCAAAAGTGTTTTAGTTAATTCAGGCAGTcataagattattaatttatttaatattttatgtatacataattatatctacTTTTGTTACAATCATTTGTATAtggaattctttttttcttattttatcctGTCTTATTTTTTTGGTATGCTTTCCTTATAATAGTCTGTTGTCTTAATTTAACCCTTATCGGTGCAGTAACATCCTCGACTGTCGCGCGATATAATACGGAAACATTTATACACAGTCGCCGAGAGCTGAATATAGTTGCCGTCGTTTATGCAAAGCCGGTCCTCTTCGAGGAAGGTGTGGGGCGTGTATCAGGCGATGGAAAGCGGTAGTTGTGTCACGCGATGAGCGGGGGAAGTTTCTGCGGGTGCGGCGGAAACTCTCGCGGATTTTccgtttgttattttaattagagcCTTCGGGGCCCGCTCTTAACGAGTGCTTGGCTCTCGCCCGCGTTTATTGTATCCTTCTCAAACGATGGTTGTGTCATATCGTCAAAGCCGTGTTGGTGAATCGCGAAAATGCGCACTCAGCTTGCTCTTCGTTTATTTATGCCCTCGCGAAATAATCGCATGACCCTTATTGTGGCGTCAATAAGATGTCGTAATAAAATTGTGCTCGTAATTGTgatcataattataatgtaaattgataattgcattaactttatataatctattttttcttatttacaaaaggaattatttttatagtatattcTTGAAGAGTAATAATAAAGTGTAAATGATTTACTACTTTGATTTACTACATCATTTGCTCAcaagtgtataaaaaattctacttATTTGCAAGATAAAATGACAAACATTTTAcggtatactttttttctgataaaaaataaacacgcccgaataaaaaaaaaaaaaacaacgaaGGAAATGTTTTACCAAATTTTTCACAgcgtttttaaataacaatgcaatttttttcgaatGAAAACTTTTCGCTTTTTCCGTTAGGTTTGCTGCTCTCTGTCCGTTTTAAAAACACCGTTAAAAAGaacttcataaaaattttcattagtgtcgttttttttttatttagttagTTGGAGAAAAGGGATAGAACCGCATAAATTCTTTGTAGCGAATTTTTTCCcgttacaaaaaattgtaacgaCGAACGGTGCGGAGACCGTCGGGCACAATATTTTTCCGAAATCGGGTGAACACGTTGTAAAACCGTAAAAATCCGTTACTCAAAAACTTGACTTTCAGTTCTTTGCACATTGACGTGGTTAACTTGGATATCATTCTTGTACTGGTTTTTTTACGGTGTCCTGcgggggtttttttttttatattcttcgcCTTACAATGTGACTCGCAAAAAACAAACCTagcatttttttacttaaaacttttctttttgtttctttttttttatagaacatattttactttaaattcaTATTACGGTTAAAAAAACgcataaaaagttaaaatatacgcAATAAACTTTTAACGTTTGTATACAAGTTAAATCGGAAccaatattgataaaatagcgcgcggaatattttgaaatcggatattttaatttgtaaatagagcatattattttcattatatgtatagatCCTGGCGTTGCGTGAAGGGTTCAGAGAAGCCGCTTTTAATAACCCGGATGCGGATGCCTCCACCTAGCAGTGTCGAATTCGGATCTAAGGTTTAGACCGACGTAATCCGCGAGGTAATTCCGCTCCAGGTTCTTTAACCCCACCGTCGCGCGTATCCTATTACCTTTTCTTTGCACTACCGTTTTCTTTCAAGAGAAAAGCGGAAAGACTTAAGGAGGTAAAAAAAGGCCAGAAAGAAAGACATGTTAAAAGTAGCTCGcgatttttgaaaaagctCTAATTCGatcaattaacaattatgttgaatatattgcatataaaagatattgccataatatacatataataatatagaattttatattataagtagagtattagtataaaaataattgtgcgttagcaaatgcggaaaattttttattacattttaatattaaatatttctataattaaaagatcaattttagattaaaataaaataaaatttacttgatattaattgaaaaaataaactaataatattttatttgtgcatctaaaatttaattgcaaaaatacatGTTATAGTTGTTTTCAAAGTacacgtaaaatatttcttttttttttgtacatatgttaatattacaaattatatatgtaatagcTTTTACGctgattatacataaatttattttgttatcgaCATGCTACTGTTTAGAGAGCAATTGTGggtaaatgtttaaattgtttatcaaataaaGGTATGATTAAAAAACTTAGACATATTGATCAATGATAACGAAGTCTTTGACATTATATATCATCGGTATATTAGTGCAATATATAGATGATTGGCTTCTAATGcaatataatcgataaaatattattaaaaatttacagttctaaataaaatttcaaatgcaaaactaattattttggccaaattattatatgtattcaAATCGGTTTCTCGTTTGATGTTAAAATCGATGCCATTATTATCGAGGTGCGCTGTTCTACTACTGTATTATACTGTATTACCGTAGTATACCACAACATAACCtcacaatatattttctaaaagataGTCTAACATCAAATGTtacgtgaaaaatttttatggttACATTGggatgtatattaattttaaataattagtaaatgTGCGAGTGTCAAAAATGTACAGcgtgaataataaattgatcttatatttatgtacatgtttaatttaatagattttttggTTAATATTTGCTCACATAAATGTTAACCATGAATTTAACAAAGatgcaaaacattttcttgGGGCGGCTTAAGCAAACcaacaaaatcattaataatgttacttattttaatatatcatcaagttttcctcatattatatataatgattacaGTACATCTTGTACAAATATTGCACAAGATTCGATTCTTAACAATCAACAGCCagtattgttaaataatcTTGTAGCTAAACGATATAATTcaagaaaacaatataacCATCTGAATGTGTCTCAACCTCAGATTATTTCTCAAGCACTCTTACATAATGGAAAAAAGCATGTAGGATATAAAACCTGTTGCAGTAATCAGTATTACAATAGTGTTAGACATCTTTCAAATATTAGCAGTAATTCTATTGCTGAAATTAAAGATCCAAGTCAATTCAATTATATCTTCAAAACATTATCAGAAAGCACACCTGTTAGAATTGCGCAAGATTCTTTACTATGGATACATGATTATACAGGTTTGCCATGGTGGTTAATTATTGTGCTTACCACTATTATGATGAGAACAACAGTGActttaccattatttttctatcaggtaaatttataaatattatttgtagttatatatttatgataatataatatttcttattatagaTATGGTAGgacatatttaacaattataaaatgtaatatttagatttttataattcttataataataatattttcagcaATATATATTAGCAAAATTGGAAAACCTCAAACCTGAAATGGACGAGATAGTTAAAGAATTGAAGGTGGAGACAAATTATGCgatgcataaatttaattggtCCAAAGAATATGCCAGGCCTTTGTATAATCGTTCTGTAGGTAAtgctttatctttattttaaatttgtgatcattaaacatttatatgtaCTAAATATACTTCTGTGTCATTTTGATTTTAGCTGAAAAAACAATGGAATAAATTGATTGTTCGGGAGAATTGTCATCCAGCTAAAGCCAGTATAGTGATACTGTTCCAGGTGCCTTTATGGATATCATTGTCAATGTCtattagaaatttatgttatatgttACCCAAACAGGATGCAAGTTAGTATAATgatgattaaataaaacgaaaaacaATACGTCAcgtacttatatatattttttaatagatgcT from Linepithema humile isolate Giens D197 chromosome 2, Lhum_UNIL_v1.0, whole genome shotgun sequence encodes:
- the LOC105678702 gene encoding cytochrome c oxidase assembly protein COX18, mitochondrial; its protein translation is MLTMNLTKMQNIFLGRLKQTNKIINNVTYFNISSSFPHIIYNDYSTSCTNIAQDSILNNQQPVLLNNLVAKRYNSRKQYNHLNVSQPQIISQALLHNGKKHVGYKTCCSNQYYNSVRHLSNISSNSIAEIKDPSQFNYIFKTLSESTPVRIAQDSLLWIHDYTGLPWWLIIVLTTIMMRTTVTLPLFFYQQYILAKLENLKPEMDEIVKELKVETNYAMHKFNWSKEYARPLYNRSLKKQWNKLIVRENCHPAKASIVILFQVPLWISLSMSIRNLCYMLPKQDANAYATYQEFATDGLLWITNLTVADPFVLPVAMGLFNLAIIEITYMNRKKELTKFMKYMTNFFRILAIGMIPIAMYVPSCVSLYWATSSAFGLFQNLIVLSPKLRRFARVPITPSESPRPYSLLREQIIARGHFERKVEIPPKI